From a single Methanofollis sp. W23 genomic region:
- a CDS encoding alpha/beta hydrolase, with protein sequence MQQLQETVGPRTVPPPDGASDVLRDAIAGTPERILQRMRWLREVPDSEAGWLALIAASDQAMAREVRAAIDQSAASVERDEIAGVTVYHVTPDEIDPEHEGHLFVHVHGGAYIFAGGEACVAEALAIALGTRMRALSIDYRMAPRHPYPAAVDDVVAVYRHLRTGRPARSMAMGGSSAGGGLTLSAVQHLIEQGVEVPGALFVGTPGSDLSGTGDTIFTNQGVDRNIPFYNGLIEGALRLYAGGRSLKDPRISPIYGTFDGFPPTLLATGTRDLFLSNTVRTHIKLRQAGTPADILVYEGASHGDYLHELASPESQHFLAELDRFFTRHLRVSKPVKKMMAHMDSALGLNL encoded by the coding sequence ATGCAACAACTGCAGGAAACCGTCGGTCCCCGGACCGTGCCGCCGCCCGACGGCGCGAGCGACGTGTTGCGCGACGCGATCGCCGGCACTCCGGAGCGCATCCTCCAGCGTATGAGGTGGCTGAGGGAAGTCCCTGACAGCGAAGCCGGGTGGCTGGCGCTCATCGCGGCGAGCGACCAGGCCATGGCAAGAGAGGTCAGGGCGGCTATCGACCAGTCCGCGGCCTCGGTCGAGCGCGACGAGATCGCAGGGGTCACGGTCTACCACGTGACCCCTGACGAGATCGACCCCGAGCACGAAGGACACCTCTTCGTCCATGTCCACGGCGGCGCCTACATCTTCGCAGGCGGAGAGGCATGCGTTGCAGAAGCCCTCGCCATCGCCCTCGGGACCAGGATGCGGGCACTGTCCATCGACTACCGCATGGCACCCAGGCATCCCTATCCCGCTGCCGTCGACGACGTGGTGGCCGTGTACCGGCACCTGCGAACCGGGCGGCCAGCACGGTCCATGGCCATGGGCGGCAGTTCGGCGGGCGGCGGCCTCACCCTCTCCGCGGTCCAGCACCTCATCGAACAGGGCGTCGAGGTGCCGGGTGCGCTCTTCGTCGGCACACCAGGGTCCGACCTGAGCGGGACCGGCGACACCATCTTCACCAACCAGGGCGTGGACCGCAACATCCCTTTTTACAACGGCCTGATCGAAGGCGCATTACGGCTGTATGCGGGTGGTCGCAGCCTGAAAGACCCGCGGATCTCACCCATCTACGGCACCTTCGACGGGTTCCCGCCCACGCTGCTGGCGACGGGAACGCGCGACCTGTTCCTGAGCAACACCGTTCGCACCCACATCAAACTCCGCCAGGCGGGCACGCCGGCCGACATTCTGGTGTACGAAGGGGCGTCCCATGGCGACTACCTGCACGAACTTGCTTCGCCTGAGTCTCAGCACTTTCTTGCAGAACTGGATCGCTTTTTCACCCGGCACCTGCGGGTCTCGAAACCGGTGAAAAAGATGATGGCCCACATGGACTCCGCCCTGGGCTTAAACCTGTGA
- a CDS encoding DUF5518 domain-containing protein, with translation MNGSDSRQFWIGVIVGLVVALIVNYLVTIGGAFIGGIVTGLIVRGGAKNGGKAGVYLGLLNAVVLAAAIFVYGIETAPADISYLGFLGSTLFIVVALFPLFGLFGYVGGLIGGSLTK, from the coding sequence ATGAATGGATCAGATTCACGGCAGTTCTGGATCGGCGTGATCGTGGGACTGGTGGTGGCGCTCATCGTCAATTACCTCGTCACCATCGGCGGCGCCTTCATTGGCGGGATCGTGACCGGCTTGATCGTGCGGGGCGGCGCAAAGAACGGGGGGAAAGCAGGCGTCTATCTCGGCCTCCTGAACGCCGTGGTGCTGGCGGCCGCCATCTTCGTGTATGGCATCGAGACCGCCCCGGCCGACATCAGTTACCTCGGGTTCCTCGGCTCGACGCTCTTCATCGTCGTCGCCCTCTTCCCGCTCTTCGGCCTCTTCGGCTATGTGGGCGGGCTTATCGGGGGGTCGCTGACGAAGTGA
- a CDS encoding LURP-one-related family protein: MLRRRGGAALRGREEGAHRYRMREKIVAFGDDYWIEDDTGEKAFKVDGKMLRIRNTLVIQDSGGRDLYKIQERMLRIKDTMEIERGDGGTAATIKKALIAPLRDRWTVKVPEGEDWSVQGNILDHEYRIDAGRERVAEVSKKWFRIRDTYGVEIAPGHDAALVLAVTAAIDQMAHD; this comes from the coding sequence ATGTTACGACGAAGAGGAGGCGCCGCCCTGCGGGGCCGAGAGGAAGGGGCACACCGGTACAGGATGCGGGAGAAGATCGTCGCCTTCGGGGACGACTACTGGATCGAGGACGATACCGGAGAGAAGGCCTTCAAGGTGGACGGGAAGATGCTGCGCATCCGCAATACGCTGGTCATCCAGGACAGCGGGGGGCGGGACCTCTACAAAATCCAGGAGCGGATGCTCCGTATCAAGGACACGATGGAGATCGAGCGGGGCGACGGCGGGACGGCGGCGACGATCAAGAAGGCGCTGATCGCCCCGCTCCGTGACCGGTGGACGGTGAAGGTCCCCGAGGGGGAGGACTGGAGTGTGCAGGGAAACATCCTGGACCACGAGTACCGGATCGATGCCGGGCGGGAGCGGGTCGCGGAGGTCTCGAAGAAGTGGTTCAGGATCCGGGACACCTACGGCGTGGAGATCGCACCCGGCCATGACGCTGCACTCGTCCTGGCGGTCACGGCGGCGATCGACCAGATGGCGCACGACTGA
- a CDS encoding DUF4405 domain-containing protein encodes MERRDFLYYIDLGMVITFLLCAFTGFLKWPGLLGALGWGYHLLGSLTLVHDWSGVVFCVLALVHVGMHWRWLAAMTRKRLHMR; translated from the coding sequence ATGGAACGACGAGATTTTCTCTATTATATCGATCTGGGGATGGTGATCACCTTTCTCCTCTGCGCCTTCACCGGCTTTCTCAAGTGGCCCGGGTTGCTGGGGGCGTTGGGGTGGGGGTATCACTTGCTTGGCTCCCTGACCCTGGTCCATGACTGGTCAGGGGTGGTGTTCTGCGTGCTTGCCCTGGTGCATGTGGGGATGCACTGGCGGTGGCTTGCGGCAATGACACGGAAGAGACTGCATATGAGGTGA
- the cas1c gene encoding type I-C CRISPR-associated endonuclease Cas1c has translation MRKLLNTLYVTSPESYLLRDGENVIVKVSGEEKFRIPIHNLEGIVCFGYMGASPQLMRLCTDNNVGLSFLTPSGRFLARVQGRVRGNVLLRRTQYRTADDQEASLDIARDLIIGKVVNCRTVLGRSLRDHADVVRGDRIRSADAMLIENLLGVDDCASADTLRGIEGNCAKFYFGVLDELILKQKDDFFISERNRRPPLDNMNALLSFLYTLLAHDVESALETVGLDPYVGFFHTDRPGRPSLALDLMEELRPFLGDRLALNLVNLKQVRGNDFLKKENGAVIMTENGKKKVLAAWQKRKVDSITHPYLNEKVQVGLVPYVQAMLLARFLRGDIDGYPPFFMN, from the coding sequence ATGAGAAAGTTGCTCAACACCTTATATGTCACCTCTCCAGAATCCTATCTTCTCAGAGATGGCGAAAATGTCATCGTTAAGGTCAGTGGCGAAGAGAAGTTCCGTATTCCTATTCACAATCTCGAAGGGATCGTGTGTTTTGGGTACATGGGCGCCAGCCCTCAGTTGATGCGGTTGTGTACCGACAATAATGTCGGTCTCTCTTTTTTGACTCCGTCGGGAAGGTTTCTGGCGCGGGTGCAGGGGCGAGTGCGGGGGAATGTCCTGTTGCGACGGACACAGTATCGCACGGCGGACGACCAGGAAGCCTCCCTGGATATTGCCAGGGATTTAATCATCGGGAAGGTGGTGAACTGTCGAACGGTCCTTGGGAGGAGTCTCCGCGATCATGCAGATGTCGTCAGGGGTGACCGGATCAGGTCGGCGGATGCGATGCTGATCGAGAACCTGCTGGGGGTTGACGACTGTGCCAGCGCAGACACTCTCAGGGGTATCGAGGGGAACTGCGCAAAGTTCTATTTCGGCGTCCTTGATGAACTGATCCTCAAGCAGAAGGATGATTTTTTCATCTCTGAACGGAACCGGCGCCCACCTCTCGACAACATGAATGCCCTGCTATCGTTCCTGTACACCCTGCTTGCCCATGACGTCGAGTCCGCCCTGGAGACGGTGGGGCTTGATCCCTATGTGGGGTTCTTCCATACTGACCGGCCTGGAAGGCCGAGTCTGGCACTGGATCTGATGGAAGAACTCCGGCCGTTCCTGGGGGACCGTCTGGCCCTGAACCTGGTGAATTTGAAGCAGGTGAGGGGGAACGATTTTCTCAAGAAGGAGAATGGGGCGGTGATCATGACGGAGAATGGAAAGAAAAAGGTTCTCGCGGCCTGGCAGAAGAGGAAAGTGGACTCGATTACTCATCCCTACCTGAATGAGAAGGTACAGGTGGGGCTGGTCCCGTATGTACAGGCGATGCTTCTTGCCCGTTTCTTGCGGGGAGATATCGATGGGTATCCACCGTTCTTCATGAATTGA
- the cas2 gene encoding CRISPR-associated endonuclease Cas2: MMVLVTYDVSTESAEGKKRLRRVAKECVNYGQRVQNSVFECLVDPAQFAQLKHSLCSIIDEEKDSLRFYYLGKNWKRRVEHFGAKEGYDPEGLLIT; the protein is encoded by the coding sequence ATGATGGTATTGGTCACGTATGATGTGAGTACAGAATCTGCCGAGGGAAAGAAAAGACTGCGGAGGGTGGCAAAGGAGTGTGTGAACTATGGGCAGAGGGTCCAAAATTCAGTCTTCGAGTGTCTTGTGGACCCCGCTCAGTTTGCACAACTGAAACATTCTTTATGTAGTATCATCGACGAGGAGAAGGACAGTCTCAGGTTTTATTACCTGGGAAAGAACTGGAAGCGTCGGGTTGAGCACTTTGGTGCAAAGGAGGGGTACGACCCAGAAGGATTATTAATCACCTGA
- the cas3 gene encoding CRISPR-associated helicase Cas3' → MAYYAHTTKNPDKSDWQPLKAHLIHVADLASGFAQNFGAGEFAYAGGLLHDLGKYSPEFQRRLEGAPVGVDHSTAGALEARSRYHPAYSRILEYIVTGHHGGLLNYGSPESGLEERLQKSYVPDYSAYSEEISVPDLHGARIAAQPLQNTVGFTFSFYTRMLYSCLVDADSLDTEAFTSPEKSALRGHYDPFDLLSKKFEDHMDEVQAGAEESGINRYRHSILEQCRKKATLPPGMFTLTVPTGGGKTLSSMAFALDHLKQHGLQRIFYIIPYTSIIEQNARVFRDIFGGRNVLEHHSNFDPSKVLPEEDASTEETLRLSSENWDMPIVVTTNVQFFESLFSSRRSRCRKLHNLTKSVIILDEAQMLPTEYLKPCLATLAELVRNYGSTVVICTATQPKLGDLLDETLSPIEITDSPEELYEAFRRVRVHDLGEMDDVALVDRLRAHPQVLCIVNTRNHAKNLYDSLKGSGACYHLSARMCPAHRSAVLAEIKVQLEAGVECRVISTQLIEAGVDIDFPVVYRAMTGIDSIAQASGRCNREGRLESGEVYLFMSTEPHGRATGWQRRVAEIGEMILDTTDDPLSLPEVAEYFQRLYFYEGDDGLDRKKILSCLEDGGRRLEFPFEDVDAAFRIIESGTKEVIVPYDENARSLIQELKSTHSPWEVARRLQPYTVSVYANEFRDLEDADALESVGGRFFVLKDTASYSEETGLLYRKFYGYDGSLLMT, encoded by the coding sequence ATGGCGTATTATGCTCACACTACAAAAAATCCAGATAAATCCGACTGGCAACCCCTCAAAGCCCATCTGATACACGTTGCAGACCTCGCGTCGGGCTTCGCACAGAATTTCGGTGCCGGGGAGTTTGCATATGCCGGAGGTCTGCTGCACGACCTCGGAAAATATTCACCTGAATTTCAGAGACGCCTGGAAGGTGCCCCCGTCGGTGTCGACCATTCCACCGCCGGCGCACTGGAGGCACGGTCCCGCTACCATCCTGCCTACAGCCGGATCCTGGAATATATTGTCACCGGTCATCATGGGGGACTTCTCAATTATGGGAGCCCCGAGAGCGGACTGGAAGAGCGGCTTCAGAAATCATATGTCCCGGATTACTCGGCCTATAGTGAGGAAATCTCAGTCCCCGACCTGCATGGGGCCCGCATCGCCGCGCAGCCTCTCCAGAACACCGTTGGGTTCACGTTCTCATTCTACACCCGCATGCTCTATTCGTGCCTGGTCGACGCCGACTCCCTGGATACCGAAGCATTCACCAGCCCTGAAAAGTCCGCGCTGAGAGGCCACTACGACCCGTTCGACCTCCTCTCCAAAAAATTCGAGGACCACATGGATGAGGTGCAGGCAGGTGCCGAGGAGAGCGGGATCAACCGGTATCGACACTCGATCCTGGAGCAATGCAGAAAAAAAGCGACTCTTCCACCGGGGATGTTTACTCTGACCGTCCCCACCGGCGGAGGGAAGACCCTCTCGTCCATGGCATTTGCCCTGGACCACCTGAAACAGCACGGCCTGCAGAGGATCTTCTATATCATCCCGTACACCAGCATCATTGAGCAGAATGCCAGGGTGTTCAGAGATATCTTTGGTGGCCGGAACGTGCTGGAACATCACAGCAACTTCGATCCCTCGAAGGTCCTGCCCGAAGAGGACGCTTCGACAGAGGAGACACTCAGGCTCTCGTCAGAGAACTGGGACATGCCCATTGTGGTCACCACCAATGTCCAGTTCTTTGAGTCGCTCTTCTCCAGCAGACGGTCCAGGTGCAGAAAACTGCACAACCTGACAAAGAGTGTGATCATCCTTGACGAGGCCCAGATGCTCCCGACAGAGTATCTGAAACCCTGCCTTGCGACACTCGCTGAACTCGTCAGGAATTATGGTTCGACGGTCGTCATCTGCACGGCGACCCAGCCGAAACTCGGCGACCTGCTGGACGAAACCCTCAGCCCGATTGAGATCACCGATTCGCCGGAAGAATTGTATGAGGCCTTCAGGCGGGTGCGGGTGCACGACCTCGGTGAGATGGACGACGTCGCCCTCGTAGACCGACTGCGGGCGCACCCTCAGGTGCTGTGCATCGTCAACACTAGGAACCACGCGAAGAACCTCTACGACTCCCTCAAAGGGTCGGGGGCGTGCTACCACCTCAGCGCCAGGATGTGCCCGGCGCACCGGAGTGCGGTCCTGGCCGAGATCAAAGTGCAGCTGGAAGCAGGTGTTGAGTGCCGCGTCATCTCGACCCAACTCATCGAGGCCGGGGTGGACATCGACTTCCCGGTGGTCTACCGGGCGATGACCGGCATCGATTCCATCGCCCAGGCGTCGGGCAGGTGCAACCGTGAGGGGAGGCTGGAGTCAGGTGAGGTCTATCTCTTCATGTCCACCGAACCCCATGGCCGGGCGACCGGCTGGCAGCGACGGGTCGCCGAGATTGGGGAGATGATCCTCGATACCACCGATGACCCGCTCTCTCTCCCTGAAGTGGCGGAGTACTTCCAGAGGCTCTATTTCTATGAAGGAGACGACGGGCTTGACCGGAAAAAGATCCTCTCATGCCTTGAAGACGGGGGGAGAAGGCTTGAGTTTCCGTTTGAAGACGTCGACGCCGCATTCAGGATCATCGAGAGCGGTACAAAAGAGGTCATCGTTCCCTATGATGAGAATGCAAGATCGCTGATACAGGAACTCAAGAGTACCCATTCTCCATGGGAAGTCGCCCGAAGACTTCAGCCCTATACGGTCAGCGTCTATGCCAATGAGTTCAGAGATCTAGAGGACGCGGATGCCCTGGAGTCTGTTGGCGGTCGGTTTTTCGTACTGAAAGATACTGCGAGTTACTCTGAGGAAACAGGACTATTATATCGCAAATTTTATGGATATGATGGCTCACTATTGATGACTTAG
- the cas5c gene encoding type I-C CRISPR-associated protein Cas5c yields MGFGICLKVWGDYACFTRPEMKVERVSYDVMTPSAARGVLEAIYWKPAICWKIDRIHVINPFKYDNIRRNEILGKIPATKVKSALKGKDVTLSQDPNENRVQRASLLLRDVCYCIEAHFELTEKAGSEDTPEKHYNIALRRMRRGQCFHHPYLGCREFPAQFELVEGEVPSSSHQGERDLGFMLYDLDFADDMRPVFFRARMVDGVIDVRECIGAGGVS; encoded by the coding sequence ATGGGATTTGGAATTTGTTTAAAAGTCTGGGGAGACTATGCCTGCTTCACGCGCCCTGAGATGAAGGTCGAGCGGGTGAGTTATGACGTGATGACGCCTTCGGCGGCACGAGGTGTCCTTGAGGCGATCTACTGGAAACCTGCGATCTGCTGGAAGATCGACAGGATCCATGTCATAAACCCGTTCAAGTACGACAACATCCGCAGGAATGAAATTCTCGGAAAGATCCCTGCAACAAAAGTGAAGTCCGCCCTCAAGGGCAAGGACGTCACGCTTTCTCAGGACCCGAATGAGAACCGTGTCCAGCGGGCCTCTCTTCTGCTCCGTGATGTCTGTTACTGCATTGAGGCGCACTTCGAACTGACCGAAAAAGCGGGGTCTGAGGACACGCCTGAGAAGCACTACAATATTGCGCTCAGGCGGATGAGACGAGGACAGTGTTTCCACCATCCATATCTTGGGTGTCGCGAATTTCCCGCTCAGTTCGAACTTGTCGAAGGAGAAGTGCCTTCTTCAAGTCATCAAGGGGAGAGGGATCTTGGGTTCATGCTCTATGACCTCGATTTTGCCGACGATATGCGGCCGGTCTTCTTCAGAGCCAGGATGGTCGACGGCGTCATCGATGTCAGGGAATGTATAGGTGCAGGAGGGGTCTCGTGA
- the cas8c gene encoding type I-C CRISPR-associated protein Cas8c/Csd1, with amino-acid sequence MIIQALCRYYDILDQDESVKIARPGYSQANVSFALVLSDDGEVTHIVDLRSDDKKPRPQEMDVPLHSPRANGIVPYCTCDNAKYVFGVEKLKVKEFEKKIAKKAKKGGPQEASVLEKNDKEVVLVSPRSRECFEAFKILHHQVFDGVDDAGVRSFLKFLDRWNPASFLNHPKVLQYKDEILDGGNFVFECRGNYLHRNGAVRHAWEDYFSDEADGAQVVAQSLVSGQDEPIARLHQKIKGVVGAQKAGASLVSFNDDAFKSYGKDQSYNAPVGETSMFKYTTALNHLLAHRENRIGIADTTTVFWAETEDRTCEDLARFLMNPREEEADPADDAPEDGAKVRDKKTRKLVEDVLKKVRAGQKINQADIHTDPETNFYILGLSPNNARLAVRFWYMDSFGNFVARVGRHHLDMEIVRSDFSPKYVSISRLLKATLPKGSKDQKSNSNVPKVSPLLGGLVMNAVLKNQPYPIQMYSAVLDRVKVGRSIDSVQAGFIKAYLLRLSRAGGTKLKEDLITVSLNEESPDVPYRLGRLFAVLEKAQNDTNREMKSTINSKYFSSASSTPAVVFPVLLKLAQHHIAKSEWGFKSSQSIEEILSGVDEFPAYLNLEEQGMFMLGYYHQRKAFFQKKEETPVEGA; translated from the coding sequence GTGATCATTCAGGCCCTCTGCCGGTATTATGATATCTTAGATCAGGACGAGAGCGTGAAGATTGCCAGACCTGGGTACAGCCAGGCAAATGTCTCGTTCGCCCTCGTCCTCTCTGATGACGGTGAGGTGACGCATATCGTCGACCTCAGGAGCGATGATAAGAAGCCGAGGCCGCAGGAGATGGATGTACCCCTCCACTCCCCTCGCGCCAACGGCATAGTCCCATATTGCACATGTGACAATGCGAAGTATGTCTTTGGCGTCGAGAAACTGAAGGTCAAAGAGTTTGAGAAGAAGATCGCAAAGAAGGCTAAAAAAGGCGGTCCGCAGGAGGCTTCGGTTCTTGAGAAGAATGACAAAGAGGTTGTCCTGGTCTCTCCGCGTTCCAGGGAGTGCTTTGAGGCCTTCAAGATCCTTCATCATCAGGTGTTCGACGGCGTGGATGACGCTGGTGTCAGGAGTTTCCTGAAGTTCCTGGACCGGTGGAACCCTGCATCGTTCCTCAACCACCCAAAGGTCCTCCAGTACAAGGACGAGATCCTTGATGGCGGGAACTTCGTCTTCGAGTGCAGAGGAAACTACCTGCACAGGAACGGCGCGGTTCGGCATGCCTGGGAGGATTATTTCTCGGATGAGGCTGACGGCGCCCAGGTTGTTGCTCAGAGTCTGGTGAGCGGGCAGGACGAACCGATCGCCAGACTGCATCAGAAGATCAAGGGGGTGGTCGGTGCTCAGAAGGCGGGGGCCTCGCTGGTCAGTTTCAATGACGACGCCTTCAAGTCATATGGGAAAGACCAGAGTTACAACGCCCCGGTCGGCGAGACCTCGATGTTCAAATACACGACGGCGCTGAACCATCTTCTTGCGCATCGGGAGAACCGGATAGGTATCGCCGATACGACGACGGTCTTCTGGGCAGAGACAGAGGACCGGACCTGTGAAGACCTGGCACGCTTCCTGATGAACCCCCGCGAGGAGGAGGCCGATCCCGCCGACGATGCACCTGAAGACGGTGCGAAGGTTCGGGATAAAAAAACACGCAAACTGGTCGAAGACGTTCTCAAGAAAGTGAGGGCTGGCCAGAAGATCAATCAGGCAGATATCCATACCGACCCGGAGACGAACTTCTACATCCTTGGGCTCTCCCCCAACAATGCGAGACTTGCGGTGCGGTTCTGGTATATGGACAGTTTTGGAAATTTTGTTGCAAGGGTTGGCCGTCACCACCTGGATATGGAGATCGTCAGAAGTGATTTCAGCCCGAAATATGTCTCGATCTCCCGGTTGTTGAAAGCGACCCTCCCGAAGGGGTCGAAAGATCAAAAATCGAACTCAAATGTTCCAAAGGTCTCGCCACTTCTCGGCGGTCTGGTCATGAATGCGGTCCTGAAAAACCAGCCCTATCCGATCCAGATGTACAGTGCGGTCCTGGATCGCGTGAAGGTGGGGCGGTCGATCGATTCGGTTCAGGCCGGGTTTATCAAGGCATATCTGCTGAGACTGAGCCGGGCCGGTGGAACGAAATTAAAGGAGGATTTGATTACTGTGAGTTTGAATGAAGAGAGTCCTGATGTGCCGTATCGTCTTGGAAGGCTGTTTGCAGTCCTTGAGAAGGCACAGAATGATACGAACAGAGAGATGAAGAGCACCATCAACAGCAAGTACTTCAGCAGTGCGTCGTCGACGCCTGCCGTGGTATTCCCGGTCCTGCTCAAACTTGCACAGCACCACATCGCCAAGTCTGAGTGGGGGTTCAAGTCGAGCCAGTCTATTGAAGAGATCCTGTCGGGAGTTGACGAGTTCCCTGCATATCTGAACCTTGAAGAGCAGGGAATGTTCATGCTCGGTTATTATCATCAGCGCAAGGCATTTTTCCAGAAGAAAGAGGAGACTCCGGTTGAGGGGGCGTAA
- the cas7c gene encoding type I-C CRISPR-associated protein Cas7/Csd2, whose amino-acid sequence MSEVIKNRYEFVLLFDVENGNPNGDPDMGNMPRIDPQTGHGIVTDVCLKRKIRDYVDLVRDGVPGYEIYVRSGAVLNDQHKRAYDYLGMEPSKNKPTDSKLTEFMCENFFDIRTFGAVMTTEVNCGQVRGPVQINFARSMDPVFQQEVTVTRCAVTNEKDAEKGQTMGKKQMVPYALYRAEGYISAHLAQKTTRFNEDDLDLLWDSLVNMFEHDHSAARGKMSARKLIVFKHKNALGCCQSHLLFDGVKVERLSGDLPPRSFGDYRVTVSDDVPDGVELIEKL is encoded by the coding sequence ATGAGTGAGGTTATCAAGAATCGGTATGAGTTTGTACTGCTGTTCGATGTCGAGAACGGGAACCCGAACGGCGATCCCGACATGGGCAATATGCCGCGGATCGACCCGCAGACCGGACACGGCATCGTGACTGATGTCTGTCTCAAGAGGAAGATCAGGGATTATGTGGACCTTGTCAGGGACGGCGTTCCAGGGTATGAGATCTATGTCAGGTCAGGCGCCGTCCTCAATGACCAGCACAAGAGGGCCTATGACTATCTCGGGATGGAACCCTCCAAGAATAAACCCACTGACTCGAAACTGACCGAGTTCATGTGCGAGAATTTCTTTGACATCAGGACATTCGGTGCCGTGATGACGACTGAAGTGAACTGCGGGCAGGTGCGGGGGCCGGTGCAGATCAACTTTGCCAGGAGCATGGACCCGGTCTTCCAGCAGGAGGTGACGGTCACCAGGTGTGCGGTCACCAATGAGAAAGATGCAGAAAAGGGCCAGACGATGGGCAAGAAGCAGATGGTGCCCTATGCGCTGTACCGTGCCGAGGGCTACATCTCTGCTCACCTGGCCCAGAAGACGACCCGGTTTAACGAAGACGACCTGGACCTGCTCTGGGACAGTCTGGTCAATATGTTCGAGCACGACCACTCGGCGGCGCGTGGGAAGATGTCTGCACGCAAACTGATCGTCTTCAAGCACAAGAACGCGCTCGGGTGCTGTCAGTCTCACCTCCTCTTTGATGGGGTGAAGGTGGAGCGTCTCTCCGGTGATCTCCCGCCGCGCTCGTTCGGCGATTACCGCGTCACCGTCTCCGACGACGTCCCTGACGGCGTTGAGTTGATCGAAAAATTATGA
- the cas4 gene encoding CRISPR-associated protein Cas4, with amino-acid sequence MIQKRYADDELLSLSGIQHFSFCKRQWALIHIERQWEDNLRTTEGHFLHERVDDPYFTESRGDVVISRAFPLVSYALGFYGVADVIEYTRSKEGIALPGHEGLWTIRPIEYKRGRPKVDERDEVQLCAQAMCLEEMFGVEIRSADFYYHEIRRRVPLDLTDALRNHVCALSEEMHDLFRKEKTPAAEKSRACRLCSLVDLCVPKLTTKRRSVRRYVRNHVRDACEGDL; translated from the coding sequence ATGATCCAGAAAAGATATGCCGACGACGAGTTGCTTTCGTTGTCAGGCATACAGCACTTCTCTTTTTGTAAACGGCAATGGGCCCTGATTCATATCGAACGCCAGTGGGAGGACAATCTGCGGACGACGGAAGGCCACTTCTTGCATGAACGGGTGGACGACCCCTATTTTACGGAGAGCCGGGGCGATGTCGTGATCTCGCGGGCGTTTCCCCTGGTGTCGTATGCGCTCGGGTTCTACGGGGTGGCAGACGTGATCGAGTACACGCGGTCGAAAGAGGGTATCGCGCTGCCCGGTCACGAGGGCCTCTGGACGATACGCCCGATCGAATACAAGAGGGGCAGGCCGAAGGTCGACGAACGCGACGAGGTCCAACTCTGCGCCCAGGCGATGTGCCTCGAAGAGATGTTCGGTGTTGAGATCAGGTCAGCCGATTTTTATTACCATGAGATTCGGAGACGGGTGCCCCTCGACCTGACCGATGCATTGCGGAACCATGTCTGTGCTCTCTCTGAAGAGATGCACGACCTGTTCAGGAAGGAGAAAACCCCTGCCGCTGAAAAATCGCGGGCCTGCAGACTCTGCTCTCTTGTCGATCTCTGCGTCCCGAAGTTGACGACAAAACGTCGTTCTGTCAGGAGATATGTCAGGAACCATGTGAGAGACGCGTGCGAGGGCGATCTCTGA